The genomic region TTTACAGTACGATTCGGTTTATCCAGGATATTCCAATGGATAAATTCGATTATCGCTATGAAGAAGGGAAGTGGACGATTAAGGAAATTATCCAGCACATTATTGATACGGAACGAATATTTGCTTACCGTGCTTTGCGTTTTTCCCGTAATGACACAACGGAATTACCCGGATTTGACGAAAATAGTTTTGCCGATGTTGTAAATCCGGTGGCTAATAAACGTCATTTAAAGGATTTATTAACGGAATTGACTATTGTACGGCAAGCTACTATTACTTTATTTAAAAGTTATACTCCTGAAGATTTGTTAAAATCGGGGATCGCTTCTCAAAACCGGATGTCGGTTCGTGCCTTAGGATTCATGATCATCGGGCATCAAAACCATCATGTCCGGGTATATCAGGAACGCTATTTATCATAATAGAAAGAGCCACGCTTAGCGTGGCTCTTTTAGTATTTAGTTGTTGTTATACAATTGTTGTTGGAGGTAGTAGGATGCTATCTGGTAGTAGGCAATCGTTTCCTGTGTTAATTCCTTGCGTTCTCCGCTAAGTGGTTGTTGTTCGAAAAATAACGGTATGGCTTTGCTTCCTTTGGCTACCGGCTGTAATTCAAGGGAAAACTGTTTTACTTTTCGTACCGGTGATAATATGGTTAAGATATTGTCTTTTATAAAACCAAGATCCTGATACGTAGCAATCAAAGCACGTGGGTGGTAGCCGCTTTGAAGTACATCCTGTCCAAAGAATTTACTTTTGTAATTAAAGTTAAGAATTCCCATTAAGGTTGGCATCAAGTCAATTTGAGACATTAATATGTTATTCTGACCCGGTGTGATAAAACCTGGTGCATAAATCATTGCCGGGATATGGTATTTATCAAGTGGTAGTTCTGTTTTTCCGGCACTCGAAGCACAATGGTCGGCTACAATTACAAAAACAGTATTGTTAAACCAAGGTTGTTTTTGTGCTGCTTCAAAGAATTTGCGAAGCGCGTAATCGGTATATTTTACACCACCTTCCCGTTGTTTTGAATCGGAAGGAATATCAATTTTGTTGTCAGGATACGTAAAAGGTCTGTGGTTACTCACCGTCATAATATGGTTAAAAAACGGTTTGCCTTCTTTGGCTTCGTCGTTCATAACCTTGATTGCCTTTGTAAACATGTCTTCATCGCAAACACCCCAAATGTTTTGGAATGTAATTTCTTCAGGTGTAAATGTCGTTTTATCGACAATATCATAGTTGTTTCCGCCAAAAAAGTCCCGCATATTATCAAAATAGGCATCGCCCCCATACATATATTTCACATTATATCCTTTTTGCTGGAATATATGACCTGTGGAGAATTTATTTTTGTTGTCTTTTCGTTTTACAACACTTTCACCGGCTGTAGGAGGTAAAGACAAGGTTACGGCTTCCAATCCGCGAACGGTACGGTTTCCGGTAGCATATAAATTGGTAAAGAAAAGACTTTGTTCTGCCAGTGAATCCAGGAAAGGGGTAATATTTTGTTCGTTACCATAGGCTTTCATAAATTCAGCACTTAGGCTTTCTACAGTAATTAACACAACATTTTTATGCGTTTCAGGTCCTTTACCGGTTATCTGTCTTTCCATCGTATTTCCGCCTAATTCCGGAATTTGTTTACGCAGTAAGGCAAATGCCTCATCTTGGGGTACATTCGTATAAAATTTAAAGTAGTCCAGTTCACTGTTTTTAAACGCCAGGAAAAAACGATAGCTACCATTGGCTTCCAGTTCGTTGACAAAAACATTCTGAGAATCTTCTAGTCGTGCCAATGCCGGTATTGCGGTTATTGAAAGGCCGAATAATACGGCATAACCAATAGTAATGGCAATTTTTTCTTTAAAGGTTGGCAGATTGTCCAGATAGTTTCGGGATCTTTTTACCACAAACCAGGTAACCAGTACGGCAACAATTCCGATTCCTGTAAAAAGCGGAACTACCGGATAGGATTCCATAATGTTCCCGATCACGGTGTTGGTATAAACCAGATAATCAACAGCTATGAAATTATAGCGTACACCAAATTCGTTCCAAAAGAAAAACTCACTAACCGTATTCTGTAGAATACAAAGGACAAAAATGAATATCGTAATGGAATATAAGGCCAATCGGATTTTAGAGCGATATTTGGGTAATAATAACAGTGCTCCAAACAGTACTGTTTTCAATGCGACAAAGCTAATTCCTATTTCAGGGAGTACACCTCCGTATTCGTTTAAAATGGTATTTCCAAAGCTAACATAGGCTAGCAATGCGACTAATCCACCAAAAATCAGATAGCCCCAAGGCTTGTAAAATTTTGAGTTTGAGAGAAAAACAAGATAAAGCCATAATAGAGATCCTATGATCACAAAAACAAAGAAATCTGAAATAACTCCGATTCCAAATATCTTTACGATCTCAAAAAAGCTAAACTTTGCCTGTGTTATCGGATGGAAAATCAAGACTATTCTTAAAATAATACTTGCGGTAATGTAAAATAACAATAAATTGTAAAAAGGAGTTAACTTTTTAAGATAGGAAATCATAATATAGTTTTTAGCAAAAATATAAAAAAAGCCGTACGATATTGAATTTTAAAAAAGTTGCACTTAAAATTGCATACTTTTGCATGAATAATTCACTATCGGTAATTTTAATGAAATACATCCACTTTATTGTTAACCCTATTTCCGGAAAAGGAAAACACAAGATTGCGAAACAGGATTTAGAACAATTTTTTCCATCGGAAGACTATACGTTAGTCGTTGAATATTCGGAATATAAAAAGCATGCTATTACTCTAACCCGTGATGCAGTGGCTAAAAAACCGGATATAATAGTCGCTTGTGGTGGAGATGGGACAATTCATGAGGTGGCTTCAGGGTTGGTTAATACCGATATCGCACTGGGAATTTTACCGGTAGGGTCGGGTAATGGTCTTGCTTCAAATCTGAATATAGCCAAAGATTTTAAAAAGGCAGTAGCATTAATAAAAAACGGACAACCTTCTGCTATTGATGTCGGAATGGTTAACGAGTACTATTTCTTTAGCAATATGGGAATTGGTATCGATGCCAAAATTATTCAGAAATACGAAAGTATGCCAACACGTAATCTTTCATCTTATATAAAAGCGTCGTTGTTTGCTGCTGCAAATTATAAGCCCCATAGCGCCATTGTGCATTGTAATGGTAAAACTTTCGAAACGAATCCGATGTTGTTTTTTATTTCTAATTCGAACGAAATGGGATACAATATGAGTTTAACACCAAAAGCCAGTCTTCAGGATGGTTGGCTGGACTTATTGATCGTCCCAAAATTGAATATCCTGGAACAAATGTATTTCGGAGCCTTGGTGTTGTTAAACAAAACCGAGCGTTTTAAAAAAGCCAGTCATCAGCTTATAAAAGAAGTTCATGTGGAAGTCTCCGGACAGGATATGATACCGATGCAATTGGATGGTGAATATTATCAATTCAACGAAAATAAGTTTAAAATCAGTATATTACAAGAGTCACTTCGTGTAATAGTATAGCTTTTTCATGAGATTAAATAAAAAAATAAAACAAAAGCTTGTTTTTTTGTTTTATTTGTCAATATCTTTGTGAACACAAAAAATAAAAATGTTTAGCAATCAATTACATCATCATCATTATTCCTCCGCTCAAGCGAAGTTATAATGGTATGTATCTAACATATATATATTTAACCCGTTTGAGTACATCAAACGGGTTTTTCTTTTCTTCTTCGTTGCTGTACTCAAACTTATTCCTGTTTTTTTATGAGTACATTAAAAATTGCCCTTCAAAAATCGGGCAGACTAAGCGAAGATAGCCTTAGCTTACTAAAAAAATGCGGCTTTTCTATCGAAACTGAAAGCGGTGAGTTAAAAGCCAGTGTCGCAAATTTCCCGCTGGAAATCCTTTTTCTACGGAATTCCGATATTCCGCAATACCTAATGGATGGTGTGGCTGATCTTGCTATTATTGGTCAGAACTTATTAGCTGAAAAAGAATTTCCTATTGAAACGATAATGCCGTTAGGGTTTTCGAAGTGTCGTGTGGCTGTAGCGGTTCCTAAAGCCTTTTCCTTTACATCAATTAGTGATCTTAACGGATTAAGAATTGCGACCTCTTATCCGGAAACAACCAGACGTTATTTTAAATCTCAAAATGTTAGGATCGAATTGCATCAGATTTCGGGTTCTGTCGAAATAGCTCCTAATATTGACCTGGCTGACGCGATCGTAGATATTGTCTCTTCCGGAAATACACTTGCTAAAAACAACCTGAAAGAAGTAGCAGTAATCCTTGAAAGTGAGGCTGTTTTGGCTGTATCTCCAAAAATAAAACTGAATAGTAAAATAATCCTGGAGCGTTTTCTGTTTCGGTTGCAATCCGTTTTAAGAGCTTCTCAATCCAAATATCTTATGATGAATGTTCCGAATACCAAAATACAGGAAATAAGTGAATTATTACCGGTCTTAAAAAGTGCTACTGTTGTTCCGTTAAGTCTCGAAGGATGGAGTAGTTTCCAGACGGTTATTAATGAAACGGCATTTTGGGATGTTATTGATAAACTTAAAGCCAGTGGCGCTCAGGACATACTGGTTTGTCCAATCGAAAAAATTGCATTATGAAAATAATTAAAAATCCAACACGAAATACCTGGGGAGAACTAACCAAGCGCCCTATACAAAGTTATGAAGCAATCGAAGCTACTGTAAAACTGATTTTCAAGGAAGTTGCTGTAAAAGGGGATGCCGCTATATATAAATATACGGATATTTTTGATGGTGTCAGACTGGAAAATCTGATAGTTACAGAAGCAGAAATACAGGAAGCTGTACAACAGGTTTCAACCGATCTGAAAGCAGCAATTCAGCTTGCAAAAAATAATATAAAGCGTTTTCACAAAAAACAAAATACAATTCCAATCAGTCTCGAAACCATGCCCGGAATCCTGTGCTGGATGGAAAAAAAACCAATTCAAAAAGTTGGTTTATATATTCCGGGTGGAACGGCTCCGCTATTTTCTACCGTTTTAATGCTGGCTATTCCGGCGCAATTGGCCGGTTGCAGTGAAATTGTGCTTTGTTCTCCACCAGATCCATCGGGAAAAATTAATCCGGCCATTTTATATGCAGCGCATATCTGTGGGGTTACTACGATTATAAAATCCGGAGGGATTCCTGCAATTGCCGGAATGACATTCGGAACGGAAACAATTCCTAAAGTATATAAAATCTTTGGCCCCGGAAATCAGTTTGTAACGGGTGCCAAACAGTTCGCAACGCAATTCGGAACGGCTATAGATATGCCAGCCGGACCATCAGAATTACTCGTTTTTGCCGATACGACTGCAAATGCTTCTTTTGTTGCAGCCGATTTATTAAGTCAGGCAGAACATGGAAAAGACAGTCAGGTGGTTTTGGTTTCCAATAGTGTAAGCTTACTGCAAAAAGTTATCCGGGAAATACCCCGTCAGTTAGCGGGTTTACCCCGACAGGAAATTGTAAAAGAAGCATTACGTAAAGCACGATTTATCTATATTGAAAACCAAATCGAAGCACTCGATTTTATAAATGAATATGCTCCGGAGCATTTTATAATCTGCGCTAGTAATGAGGCTTTTTTTATACGAGGAATTCAGAATGCAGGATCCGTTTTTGTAGGGAATTATTCTCCCGAAAGTGCGGGCGATTATGCTTCCGGAACCAATCATACGTTACCAACCAATGGTTTTGCCCGGAATTATAGCGGAATTACATTGGATAGTTTTCAGAAAACGATCAGTTTTCAAAAGTTATCACCGGAAGGTATTTCGGCTATCGGGAAAAGTATTGAAGTTATGGCTACGACCGAAGGTCTTGAAGCACATAAAAATGCCGTTACCATCCGATTAAAACAATTACAGGATGAAAACAATTGATCTGAATAAACTGGTCCGAAGTACGATTTTAAAAATGAAACCGTATACCTCGGCCAGAGATGAGTATCCTACGGTTGTCGAAGGAATGATTTTTCTGGATGCTAATGAAAATCCGTTCGAAAAGGGTTGGAACCGCTATCCGGATTCAAAACAATTCGCGGTAAAACAGAAAATCGGAAGTATAAAAGCTATCGCAGAAAATCGGATTACGTTAGGTAACGGAAGTGATGAGATACTGGATTTGATTTTTAGGGTCTTTTGTGAACCGGGAAAGGACAATATAATTAGTTTGCCGCCAACGTATGGGATGTACTCGGTATTAGCTGATTTAAACGATATTGAAAATCGGGAAGTATTGCTAAATGTCGATTTTCAACCGGATATTCCAAAAATTTTAGCACAAGTCGACAAACATACAAAGCTACTTTTCCTTTGTTCACCGAATAATCCAACCGGGAATTTAGTGTCTGAAGAAACTATTGTTATGCTTTTAAACCGTTTTAACGGAATTGTAGTAGTGGATGAAGCCTATATCGATTTTACAACACAGCAAAGCTGGGCTAAAAGAGGAATTGCTTTTGAAAATCTAATTGTGATTCAAACACTTTCCAAAGCCTATGGAATGGCCGGCATCCGATTGGGTATGGCTTTTGCTTCGCCCGAAATTACAGCACTTTTACACAAAATAAAACCACCGTATAATATCAGTACGTTATCACAGGAAAAAGTGCTGCTAATGGATCCGAATATAGAAAAGGAAGTTTCTTTAATTCAAAAGGATAAAGAAACATTAATTAAAGTTTTACTTAAAGTAAGTTTTATTGAAAAAATATATCCGTCGGATGCCAATTTTATATTAATCCGTGTCGACGATGCCGACAAAAGATACCGTCAATTATTGGACAATGGTATCGTAGTTCGGAATAGGAATCAATATCCGTTATGTGACAATTGCTTGCGGATTACAATTGGAACGCCCGACGAAAACAAGACATTACTTGAGGTTATCTCTAAAATTCAAAAAATGGAATTATGAAAAGAATACTTTTTATCGATCGCGACGGAACGTTGGTAAAAGAACCCAACGATTATAAGGTGGATTCCTTCGAAAAGCTGGAATTTTACCCGGAAGTGTTCCGTTATTTAGGAAAAATAGCCTCGGAGCTCGATTTCGAATTGGTCATGGTTACCAATCAGGATGGATTAGGGACGGCCGATTATCCCGAATCGGTATTCAATCCGATACAGGATTTTATTCTTAAAAGCTTTAAAAATGAATCCGTTGTCTTTGATGCAATTTATATCGACCGAAGTTTTCCGGAAGCCAATAGTCCCAACCGAAAACCCCGGACCGGAATGTTGCAAAAATATTTGAACAATCCGGAATATGATTTAAAACATTCCTATGTTATCGGCGACCGTTATACAGATGTGGAATTAGCTAAAAATATGGGTTGTAAGGCCATTTTGATCAATGAAGACGAAAACCTGGGCGCTACAGAACTTTCAGTCAACGTAAATGAACTTCTGGATACTATCGCTTTAAAAACAGTTGACTGGAAGGCCATTTATGATTTTTTAAAACTCCCACAACGCAAGGCTCTGATAACCCGCAAAACGGAGGAAACCGAGGTGACAGTAAAATTAAACATTGACGGTTCGGGACAAAGTAGCATTACAACCGGAATTTCTTTTTTTGATCATATGTTAAATCAACTGGCGCGTCATGGACAATTGGATCTGGAAATCAATGCTATTGGCGATCTCGAAGTAGACGAACATCATACTATTGAGGACACAGCAATTACGCTCGGAATGGCTTTTGCTGCAGCTTTGTCAAACAAACAAGGGATTGAGCGCTATGGTTTTACGCTTCCAATGGACGATTGTCTGGCTCAGGTTGCTATTGATTTTGGCGGTCGAAGCTGGTTGGTATGGGAAGCCGATTTTAAAAGGGAATATATCGGGCAAATGCCAACGGAAATGTTTTTCCATTTTTTTAAATCGTTTACCGATGAAGCCAGAGTTAACCTGAATATTAAAGCCGAAGGCAACAACGAACACCATAAAATTGAAGCTATTTTTAAAGCCTTTGCAAAAGCGATTAAAATGGCCTTAAAACGCGACCCGGATAGAATGATTCTACCGTCAACAAAAGAGTTTTTATAATGAAAATAGCAATTATTGATTATGGTGCGGGAAATATACAAAGTGTTGTATTTGCCTTGGAACGAATGGGTTATTCCGCTACGATTACCACCGATGCCAAACTAATCCGATCGGCCGATAAAGTGATTTTTCCGGGTGTTGGTGAAGCCTCTACGGCAATGACTCGGTTAAAAGAGACAAAACTCGATCGGGTTATTCCGGAATTACAGCAACCCGTATTGGGAATTTGCCTGGGAATGCAGTTGTTGTGCAGGCATACGGAAGAAGGGAATACGAGCGGACTGGGAATTTTTGATACGGCCGTGGTTCGTTTTTC from Flavobacterium sp. WV_118_3 harbors:
- a CDS encoding sulfatase-like hydrolase/transferase: MISYLKKLTPFYNLLLFYITASIILRIVLIFHPITQAKFSFFEIVKIFGIGVISDFFVFVIIGSLLWLYLVFLSNSKFYKPWGYLIFGGLVALLAYVSFGNTILNEYGGVLPEIGISFVALKTVLFGALLLLPKYRSKIRLALYSITIFIFVLCILQNTVSEFFFWNEFGVRYNFIAVDYLVYTNTVIGNIMESYPVVPLFTGIGIVAVLVTWFVVKRSRNYLDNLPTFKEKIAITIGYAVLFGLSITAIPALARLEDSQNVFVNELEANGSYRFFLAFKNSELDYFKFYTNVPQDEAFALLRKQIPELGGNTMERQITGKGPETHKNVVLITVESLSAEFMKAYGNEQNITPFLDSLAEQSLFFTNLYATGNRTVRGLEAVTLSLPPTAGESVVKRKDNKNKFSTGHIFQQKGYNVKYMYGGDAYFDNMRDFFGGNNYDIVDKTTFTPEEITFQNIWGVCDEDMFTKAIKVMNDEAKEGKPFFNHIMTVSNHRPFTYPDNKIDIPSDSKQREGGVKYTDYALRKFFEAAQKQPWFNNTVFVIVADHCASSAGKTELPLDKYHIPAMIYAPGFITPGQNNILMSQIDLMPTLMGILNFNYKSKFFGQDVLQSGYHPRALIATYQDLGFIKDNILTILSPVRKVKQFSLELQPVAKGSKAIPLFFEQQPLSGERKELTQETIAYYQIASYYLQQQLYNNN
- the hisC gene encoding histidinol-phosphate transaminase → MKTIDLNKLVRSTILKMKPYTSARDEYPTVVEGMIFLDANENPFEKGWNRYPDSKQFAVKQKIGSIKAIAENRITLGNGSDEILDLIFRVFCEPGKDNIISLPPTYGMYSVLADLNDIENREVLLNVDFQPDIPKILAQVDKHTKLLFLCSPNNPTGNLVSEETIVMLLNRFNGIVVVDEAYIDFTTQQSWAKRGIAFENLIVIQTLSKAYGMAGIRLGMAFASPEITALLHKIKPPYNISTLSQEKVLLMDPNIEKEVSLIQKDKETLIKVLLKVSFIEKIYPSDANFILIRVDDADKRYRQLLDNGIVVRNRNQYPLCDNCLRITIGTPDENKTLLEVISKIQKMEL
- a CDS encoding diacylglycerol kinase family protein codes for the protein MNNSLSVILMKYIHFIVNPISGKGKHKIAKQDLEQFFPSEDYTLVVEYSEYKKHAITLTRDAVAKKPDIIVACGGDGTIHEVASGLVNTDIALGILPVGSGNGLASNLNIAKDFKKAVALIKNGQPSAIDVGMVNEYYFFSNMGIGIDAKIIQKYESMPTRNLSSYIKASLFAAANYKPHSAIVHCNGKTFETNPMLFFISNSNEMGYNMSLTPKASLQDGWLDLLIVPKLNILEQMYFGALVLLNKTERFKKASHQLIKEVHVEVSGQDMIPMQLDGEYYQFNENKFKISILQESLRVIV
- the hisH gene encoding imidazole glycerol phosphate synthase subunit HisH, with translation MKIAIIDYGAGNIQSVVFALERMGYSATITTDAKLIRSADKVIFPGVGEASTAMTRLKETKLDRVIPELQQPVLGICLGMQLLCRHTEEGNTSGLGIFDTAVVRFSNRVKIPQIGWNTITAIESGLFQGITTESYLYFVHSYYVPLIPECIATSAYDIVYSSAIQKENFYGVQFHPEKSGEVGAQLLNNFLHL
- the hisD gene encoding histidinol dehydrogenase, yielding MKIIKNPTRNTWGELTKRPIQSYEAIEATVKLIFKEVAVKGDAAIYKYTDIFDGVRLENLIVTEAEIQEAVQQVSTDLKAAIQLAKNNIKRFHKKQNTIPISLETMPGILCWMEKKPIQKVGLYIPGGTAPLFSTVLMLAIPAQLAGCSEIVLCSPPDPSGKINPAILYAAHICGVTTIIKSGGIPAIAGMTFGTETIPKVYKIFGPGNQFVTGAKQFATQFGTAIDMPAGPSELLVFADTTANASFVAADLLSQAEHGKDSQVVLVSNSVSLLQKVIREIPRQLAGLPRQEIVKEALRKARFIYIENQIEALDFINEYAPEHFIICASNEAFFIRGIQNAGSVFVGNYSPESAGDYASGTNHTLPTNGFARNYSGITLDSFQKTISFQKLSPEGISAIGKSIEVMATTEGLEAHKNAVTIRLKQLQDENN
- the hisG gene encoding ATP phosphoribosyltransferase, encoding MSTLKIALQKSGRLSEDSLSLLKKCGFSIETESGELKASVANFPLEILFLRNSDIPQYLMDGVADLAIIGQNLLAEKEFPIETIMPLGFSKCRVAVAVPKAFSFTSISDLNGLRIATSYPETTRRYFKSQNVRIELHQISGSVEIAPNIDLADAIVDIVSSGNTLAKNNLKEVAVILESEAVLAVSPKIKLNSKIILERFLFRLQSVLRASQSKYLMMNVPNTKIQEISELLPVLKSATVVPLSLEGWSSFQTVINETAFWDVIDKLKASGAQDILVCPIEKIAL
- the hisB gene encoding bifunctional histidinol-phosphatase/imidazoleglycerol-phosphate dehydratase HisB — its product is MKRILFIDRDGTLVKEPNDYKVDSFEKLEFYPEVFRYLGKIASELDFELVMVTNQDGLGTADYPESVFNPIQDFILKSFKNESVVFDAIYIDRSFPEANSPNRKPRTGMLQKYLNNPEYDLKHSYVIGDRYTDVELAKNMGCKAILINEDENLGATELSVNVNELLDTIALKTVDWKAIYDFLKLPQRKALITRKTEETEVTVKLNIDGSGQSSITTGISFFDHMLNQLARHGQLDLEINAIGDLEVDEHHTIEDTAITLGMAFAAALSNKQGIERYGFTLPMDDCLAQVAIDFGGRSWLVWEADFKREYIGQMPTEMFFHFFKSFTDEARVNLNIKAEGNNEHHKIEAIFKAFAKAIKMALKRDPDRMILPSTKEFL
- a CDS encoding DinB family protein; the encoded protein is MKPIELDPSEYAPYYQTYINALDPAIDLIDELEISLYSTIRFIQDIPMDKFDYRYEEGKWTIKEIIQHIIDTERIFAYRALRFSRNDTTELPGFDENSFADVVNPVANKRHLKDLLTELTIVRQATITLFKSYTPEDLLKSGIASQNRMSVRALGFMIIGHQNHHVRVYQERYLS